From a single Paraburkholderia sp. D15 genomic region:
- a CDS encoding DUF2235 domain-containing protein, translating into MSFRFAAAERPDVSVVTPDEQAAILHRLAEDDGLSCCKTLHIGLFFDGTRNNAERDAPSKKHSNVARLRDVFAVDKYHRVIYVAGVGTPFVDEVGDYGSGLQAAAGAAAGWAGEGRINWALLQIHNLLHEYVHDISLSVAAGKKDKDLVKSMSADMNFKGIYSGGTPPQPGSLGDIKARSSAGAGALKLMAAEKIGVELEWSVDSIWAQLKGQFSTNWVAAMHAWDMKRRQILNERRDDLKKRIGAQLAQAKPKLQRIRLSVFGFSRGSAEARTFSNWLVDALDANGGGSDAPFSLAGVPVSFDFLGIFDTVASVGIAQGTAATAFDGHGGWGRKELMAVPSYVRRCVHMVAAHEPRGSFPLDLIDRQTAGREEVVYPGVHSDVGGGYGAGEQGKGKDDADKLSQVPLLDMYREARKSGVPLDIKGPGVAARAADAFKISPGLKQAFSAYVKTSANYYYAAENGTPGLMRAHYGLYLRWRRMRLADLKSQACFKASLASYPQDATDLDSANVELKAEWDDLADIEKNGGGPPTVGRYVRRYADTWVRDNPMKAAKYAPAVLPAAAAIGMFAGLPGLYGGHEVELFLNRQLADKWQEWLEVKSDWYMGPPEAPISALYDNYMHDSRAWFKPFGADDDAWNYGQIQEMKDKQAAYQRDHAAWQASTGGSSPSTAQILQAVGAGAMGMGPAGMATPASEPKPPLTAAQTDVLNRYDAASQAAQKARAAKDPSAPSDSAVLTDPAVTKGLALQNSGREFYFQWGYLRWRTVYINGERWVAPHVPTAQEDYEAARQAAQMNLDTKGLGAIFQ; encoded by the coding sequence ATGAGTTTTCGTTTTGCCGCGGCAGAGCGGCCCGATGTTAGCGTGGTCACGCCTGACGAACAGGCGGCGATTCTGCACAGACTGGCCGAGGACGACGGACTGAGTTGCTGCAAGACCCTGCACATCGGTCTTTTCTTCGACGGTACGCGCAACAACGCCGAACGGGACGCGCCGTCAAAGAAGCACAGCAATGTCGCGCGGCTTCGTGATGTTTTTGCTGTGGATAAATATCACCGCGTTATTTACGTCGCAGGCGTCGGTACGCCGTTCGTGGATGAGGTCGGCGATTACGGGTCGGGTTTGCAAGCCGCGGCAGGAGCGGCCGCTGGTTGGGCAGGGGAAGGACGCATCAACTGGGCGCTGTTGCAGATTCACAACCTGCTGCACGAATACGTTCACGATATTTCGCTGAGCGTCGCGGCTGGGAAGAAAGACAAAGACCTCGTGAAATCCATGAGCGCCGACATGAATTTCAAGGGCATCTACAGCGGCGGCACGCCGCCCCAACCCGGCAGTCTCGGCGACATCAAGGCGCGTTCCAGCGCCGGCGCCGGCGCGCTCAAACTGATGGCCGCCGAAAAAATCGGCGTCGAGCTGGAATGGAGCGTGGACTCCATCTGGGCGCAGTTGAAAGGCCAGTTCAGCACGAACTGGGTGGCCGCGATGCACGCCTGGGACATGAAACGCCGTCAGATCCTGAACGAGCGCCGCGACGATTTAAAGAAACGTATCGGCGCGCAACTCGCGCAGGCCAAGCCGAAACTGCAACGCATCCGCCTGTCGGTGTTCGGTTTTTCGCGCGGCTCGGCCGAAGCGCGCACTTTCAGCAACTGGCTCGTCGATGCACTGGACGCGAACGGCGGCGGATCGGACGCGCCCTTCAGCCTGGCCGGCGTGCCGGTGTCGTTCGATTTTCTCGGCATCTTCGATACCGTGGCCTCCGTGGGCATCGCGCAGGGTACCGCCGCGACGGCATTCGACGGTCACGGCGGCTGGGGCCGCAAGGAACTGATGGCGGTGCCCAGCTATGTGCGCCGTTGCGTGCATATGGTGGCCGCGCATGAGCCACGCGGCTCGTTCCCGCTCGATCTGATCGACCGCCAGACGGCCGGACGCGAAGAGGTCGTTTATCCGGGCGTGCACTCGGATGTGGGCGGCGGCTACGGCGCGGGCGAACAAGGCAAGGGCAAGGACGACGCCGACAAGCTCTCGCAGGTTCCCCTACTCGACATGTACCGCGAGGCACGCAAATCCGGCGTGCCGCTCGACATCAAAGGCCCGGGCGTCGCGGCGCGTGCCGCCGACGCGTTCAAGATATCGCCTGGCCTGAAGCAGGCGTTTTCCGCGTACGTGAAGACCAGCGCGAATTACTACTACGCCGCCGAAAACGGCACGCCGGGTCTGATGCGCGCGCACTACGGGCTGTATCTGCGCTGGCGTCGCATGCGGCTTGCCGATCTGAAATCGCAGGCCTGTTTCAAGGCGTCGCTGGCCAGCTATCCGCAGGACGCGACGGATCTCGACAGCGCCAACGTCGAGCTAAAGGCGGAATGGGACGATCTCGCCGACATCGAAAAGAACGGCGGTGGTCCGCCGACCGTCGGCCGTTACGTGCGGCGTTACGCGGACACCTGGGTTCGCGACAATCCGATGAAGGCCGCGAAGTACGCGCCGGCCGTGCTGCCGGCCGCCGCCGCGATCGGCATGTTCGCGGGCTTGCCCGGGCTATACGGCGGCCATGAGGTGGAACTGTTCCTGAACAGACAGCTCGCCGATAAATGGCAGGAGTGGCTCGAAGTCAAATCCGACTGGTACATGGGTCCGCCCGAGGCGCCCATCAGCGCGCTCTACGACAACTACATGCACGATTCGCGCGCCTGGTTCAAACCGTTCGGCGCCGACGACGACGCGTGGAACTACGGCCAGATCCAGGAGATGAAGGACAAACAGGCCGCGTATCAGCGCGATCATGCGGCGTGGCAGGCCAGCACCGGTGGTAGCTCGCCGAGTACCGCGCAGATTCTGCAGGCGGTCGGCGCGGGCGCGATGGGCATGGGACCGGCCGGCATGGCGACGCCGGCCTCCGAGCCCAAGCCGCCGCTCACCGCCGCGCAGACCGATGTGTTGAATCGCTACGACGCAGCGTCGCAGGCCGCGCAGAAGGCGCGCGCGGCGAAAGACCCGTCGGCGCCGAGCGACAGCGCGGTGCTCACCGATCCCGCCGTCACGAAGGGGCTCGCGCTGCAGAACAGCGGTCGCGAGTTCTACTTCCAATGGGGCTATCTGCGTTGGCGCACGGTGTACATCAACGGTGAGCGTTGGGTCGCGCCGCATGTGCCGACCGCGCAGGAGGACTACGAGGCAGCGCGCCAGGCGGCGCAGATGAACCTCGATACCAAGGGCCTTGGAGCGATCTTCCAATGA
- the tssI gene encoding type VI secretion system Vgr family protein produces MVTTPDIRQALFGGWSQQNRFLRLTTSLGSDALVAESVQGWEAIDHGGFRLQVTALSERPDLPLAQALGTPALIEWQAAEGGDARRPLHGHVVSAELVGYNGGLARYRFVVEPWLALLRQRVDSYNYQDASVIDISEQIFGYHTRGAVTPAWRWALGDRAKYRKRSLSAQAGESDFDFLARLWAEEGLFYWFEHTGDAGSASFGTHTLVLADSNQRFTPDTPEVIGFHQTSDGDPQGSVQHFMPAQRWRIGSVVRASWDHRSLSTRPTGARASGAVVPGVDRDVAGPYAFQTGPAGDQRAQQQLDAQRVAATRSAGASTRRDMRPGLRFALSQHPTLGASDAFVCLRVEHEARANVDAAVHSAIARQVGAIPRMLDVQADGPSAIGALVGGSPADGNAPVYRNHFSALPVTQTYRPLADGGHGARSHPVAIVPGAQTAITVGSGNPVHTDRDHRIRVQHHAQRGQNAASREDHPHASNAPADQGAGTWTRVMTPVGGDNWGGVSIPRVGQEVWTEWLEGQPDRPVAVAALYNGQGNEDAQHNGQAGGPSGSTGNAAAWFAGNGHPAALTGFKTQDLGQSQQGTGGYRQFMLDDTAGQSAAHLYTTDRNSGLTLGHIKQIQDNQRQADRGYGAELRTDGSSALRGGSGMLISSAPGVGQMDAGGPAQALAQSQQTLKNLADTAQKHGAEFGAAASAAPAGGASSGVAASSAASAAPAAGAGAGAAQASPLAALAGIQASHDALGAVRQSSDANEGGGSGSAVAWSRPHLVAHGEQGLAAISAKSHVWVSGKETVLSAGQDLQLIAAGKTSVVANKGIALYTQGQAGKGRPVSGQGIALHAASGAVSVQAQNGGTLAASAQKAVTLASAQAAVNVQAPKRVLLNAAKAYLKMEGNGIEIGAPGTVEFHAASHSLTGPQSASAQADMARSQPKLCEYTARGADAIGAGTMSGA; encoded by the coding sequence ATGGTGACGACTCCGGATATTCGACAGGCACTGTTCGGCGGCTGGTCGCAGCAGAACCGTTTCCTGCGGCTGACGACGTCGCTGGGCAGCGATGCGCTGGTCGCCGAAAGCGTGCAAGGCTGGGAGGCCATCGATCACGGCGGCTTCCGCCTGCAGGTGACCGCGCTGTCCGAGCGTCCCGATCTGCCGCTCGCGCAGGCGCTCGGCACGCCGGCGCTGATCGAGTGGCAAGCGGCAGAAGGCGGCGATGCGCGCCGGCCGCTGCATGGTCATGTCGTGTCGGCCGAACTCGTCGGCTATAACGGCGGGCTCGCGCGCTACCGGTTCGTGGTCGAGCCGTGGCTCGCGCTGCTGCGTCAACGGGTGGACAGCTACAACTACCAGGACGCGAGCGTCATCGACATCAGCGAGCAGATTTTCGGTTATCACACGCGCGGCGCGGTGACGCCCGCGTGGCGCTGGGCGCTCGGCGACCGCGCGAAATATCGCAAGCGCAGCTTGAGCGCGCAGGCCGGCGAGTCCGATTTCGATTTCCTCGCGCGTCTGTGGGCCGAAGAAGGTCTCTTCTACTGGTTCGAACATACGGGCGATGCCGGGTCGGCTAGCTTCGGCACGCACACGCTCGTGCTCGCCGATTCGAATCAACGCTTCACGCCCGACACGCCCGAGGTGATCGGTTTTCACCAGACCAGCGACGGCGATCCGCAAGGCAGCGTGCAGCACTTCATGCCGGCGCAGCGCTGGCGGATCGGTAGCGTGGTGCGCGCGAGCTGGGATCACCGCAGCCTGTCGACGCGACCCACCGGCGCGCGGGCGAGCGGCGCGGTGGTGCCCGGCGTCGATCGGGACGTCGCGGGTCCGTACGCGTTCCAGACGGGACCGGCGGGCGATCAGCGCGCGCAGCAGCAACTGGACGCCCAGCGGGTCGCGGCGACGCGCAGCGCGGGCGCGAGCACGCGCCGCGACATGCGGCCGGGTTTGCGCTTCGCGCTCAGCCAGCATCCGACGCTCGGCGCATCGGATGCGTTCGTGTGTCTGCGCGTCGAACATGAAGCGCGCGCCAATGTCGATGCCGCTGTGCACAGCGCAATCGCGCGCCAGGTCGGTGCGATTCCGCGCATGCTCGACGTGCAGGCGGACGGCCCGTCCGCCATCGGCGCGCTTGTCGGCGGCTCGCCGGCCGACGGCAACGCGCCGGTCTATCGCAACCACTTCTCCGCGCTGCCGGTCACGCAAACCTATCGCCCGCTCGCGGATGGCGGTCATGGCGCGCGCTCGCATCCCGTGGCCATCGTGCCGGGTGCGCAGACGGCGATCACCGTGGGCAGCGGCAATCCGGTTCATACCGACCGCGATCACCGGATCCGGGTCCAGCATCACGCGCAGCGCGGACAGAATGCCGCCAGCCGCGAAGATCATCCGCACGCGTCCAATGCGCCGGCGGATCAGGGCGCGGGTACGTGGACGCGGGTGATGACGCCGGTCGGCGGCGACAACTGGGGTGGCGTGAGCATTCCGCGCGTCGGCCAGGAGGTGTGGACCGAATGGCTGGAGGGACAGCCCGATCGTCCGGTGGCGGTGGCGGCGCTTTATAACGGTCAAGGCAACGAGGACGCGCAGCACAACGGCCAGGCCGGCGGCCCGAGCGGCAGCACCGGCAACGCGGCGGCCTGGTTCGCCGGCAATGGGCATCCGGCCGCGTTGACCGGCTTCAAGACCCAGGACCTCGGGCAAAGCCAGCAAGGCACGGGCGGCTACCGGCAGTTCATGCTCGACGATACGGCGGGACAGTCCGCCGCGCATCTGTACACGACGGACCGCAACAGCGGCTTGACGCTCGGCCACATCAAGCAGATTCAGGACAACCAGCGACAGGCCGATCGCGGCTACGGCGCGGAGTTGAGGACCGATGGGTCGAGCGCGCTGCGCGGCGGTTCGGGCATGTTGATCAGTTCCGCGCCCGGCGTCGGCCAGATGGATGCGGGTGGACCGGCTCAGGCGCTCGCGCAGAGTCAGCAGACGTTGAAGAACCTCGCCGATACGGCGCAGAAGCATGGCGCGGAGTTTGGGGCGGCGGCATCGGCCGCGCCGGCGGGTGGTGCGTCTTCAGGCGTTGCGGCTAGCAGTGCCGCATCCGCTGCGCCGGCCGCCGGCGCCGGTGCTGGCGCCGCGCAGGCCTCACCGCTGGCCGCGCTCGCCGGCATTCAGGCCAGCCACGACGCGCTCGGCGCGGTGCGCCAAAGCAGCGACGCCAACGAAGGCGGCGGCAGCGGCAGCGCGGTCGCGTGGAGCCGTCCGCATCTCGTCGCGCACGGCGAGCAGGGTCTGGCCGCGATTTCCGCGAAGAGTCACGTGTGGGTCTCGGGGAAGGAAACGGTATTGAGCGCCGGTCAGGATCTGCAACTGATCGCCGCGGGCAAGACGAGCGTCGTCGCCAACAAGGGCATCGCGCTCTACACGCAGGGACAAGCGGGCAAGGGCCGTCCGGTGTCCGGGCAGGGCATCGCGTTGCATGCCGCCAGCGGCGCGGTCAGCGTGCAGGCGCAGAACGGCGGCACGCTCGCCGCGTCGGCGCAGAAAGCCGTGACGCTGGCCAGTGCGCAGGCGGCGGTCAACGTGCAGGCGCCGAAGCGCGTGCTGCTCAACGCGGCCAAGGCCTATCTGAAGATGGAAGGCAACGGCATCGAGATCGGCGCGCCCGGCACCGTCGAGTTTCATGCGGCGAGCCATAGCCTGACCGGACCGCAAAGCGCGAGTGCGCAAGCCGACATGGCGCGTAGCCAACCCAAGCTGTGCGAATACACCGCGCGCGGCGCGGACGCGATCGGCGCCGGCACCATGAGCGGGGCCTGA
- a CDS encoding DUF4123 domain-containing protein, translating into MTTDASNWIDTYPSDALPRLRRVLDRPADETARHWYALLDMGFSRVLREHLHELYPDGAVVVLYEGLYDGEDLLPISPCLVPLPADAERRAAVCDGLLRHTDGRPMLSLLHTAYEADALAAHLRRQFEARASDDEAFLVRYADTRCLPSWADVLNETQRARFFAGLDSWWYFDRAAVLTPLRFDAQAERIDRDIEVKSPTDDPYRLDPQQMAALRRAAKIDTLIFHIRQRPESFGQLQASPSQVHAAVSAVWTDEPASPGAAARAALDALANAGMLVPLDTRGELTVA; encoded by the coding sequence ATGACGACGGACGCTTCCAACTGGATCGACACCTATCCGTCCGATGCGTTGCCGCGTCTGCGGCGCGTGCTCGACCGGCCGGCCGACGAAACCGCGCGCCATTGGTACGCGCTGCTCGACATGGGTTTCTCGCGCGTGCTGCGTGAGCATCTGCACGAGCTGTATCCGGATGGTGCCGTCGTCGTGCTGTACGAAGGGCTGTACGACGGCGAAGACTTGCTGCCCATTTCGCCGTGCCTCGTGCCGCTGCCCGCCGACGCGGAGCGGCGCGCGGCCGTGTGCGATGGCTTGCTGCGCCACACCGATGGCCGCCCGATGCTGAGCCTGTTGCATACCGCGTACGAGGCGGACGCGTTGGCGGCCCATCTGCGTCGCCAGTTCGAGGCGCGCGCCAGCGACGACGAAGCGTTTCTCGTGCGCTACGCCGATACGCGCTGCCTGCCGTCATGGGCCGACGTACTGAACGAAACGCAGCGCGCGCGGTTTTTCGCGGGGCTCGACAGCTGGTGGTATTTCGATCGCGCGGCGGTGCTGACGCCGCTGCGATTCGACGCGCAAGCCGAACGCATCGACCGCGACATCGAAGTGAAATCACCAACAGACGACCCGTATCGCCTCGACCCGCAACAAATGGCTGCGCTGCGGCGGGCCGCGAAGATCGACACGTTGATTTTCCATATCCGCCAACGTCCGGAGAGTTTCGGACAGTTGCAGGCGAGCCCGTCGCAGGTGCATGCGGCCGTCAGCGCGGTGTGGACCGATGAGCCGGCTTCACCGGGCGCGGCGGCGCGCGCGGCGCTCGACGCGCTCGCGAACGCCGGCATGCTGGTGCCGCTCGACACGCGCGGCGAGCTGACCGTCGCCTGA
- a CDS encoding DUF3304 domain-containing protein yields MSFRFATAERPDVSVAVFLALLLGVVACSPARADVSKRPVDESLSLKLNSLNYTDVPIGIFYVDGTSGGTSPSRLGSGGGAILCCVSLPKKWHPGLTVNVSWQDDILYKKDENAMAHRVVPVEKYDYFSDGFLWVLFFPDDKIKVYASQWMPGFPGFPEGLQAPDEACPVNFKLLNRDPRCPKPDPRIKP; encoded by the coding sequence ATGAGTTTTCGTTTTGCCACAGCGGAGCGGCCCGATGTTAGCGTGGCCGTTTTCCTGGCGTTGCTGTTGGGCGTCGTAGCCTGTTCGCCTGCACGGGCTGACGTGTCGAAGCGTCCCGTGGACGAATCGCTGAGCCTGAAACTGAACTCGCTGAATTACACCGATGTGCCCATCGGTATTTTCTATGTCGACGGAACGTCGGGCGGTACGTCGCCGAGCCGGCTCGGTAGCGGTGGGGGCGCCATTCTTTGCTGCGTTTCGTTGCCAAAGAAATGGCATCCCGGCCTGACGGTCAACGTCTCGTGGCAGGACGACATCCTCTACAAGAAAGATGAAAACGCGATGGCACATCGCGTCGTGCCGGTGGAGAAATACGACTACTTCTCCGACGGATTCCTCTGGGTGCTGTTCTTTCCCGACGACAAGATCAAGGTCTACGCGTCGCAGTGGATGCCGGGTTTCCCGGGTTTTCCGGAAGGCCTGCAAGCCCCGGACGAAGCCTGTCCAGTCAATTTCAAACTGCTTAACCGTGATCCGCGTTGTCCGAAGCCCGACCCGAGGATAAAGCCATGA
- the vgrG gene encoding type VI secretion system tip protein VgrG encodes MDLAAASTGALNAALTGYAQTTRHIQIDTALPGKFAVERFHGREALNESFRFEIDVLSTEPFLDLTPLIGSAARLRLATGAGERCWNGYVTHAAYADTDGEVTRYRLTLESWLALLHLRRNCLYFVDLDTEGVCERVFGDYPEARRRYELKEPLRTFALRGQYRETDFAFAMRQLSEAGLSFRIEHAQDGGKTPSGDHTVVVFDRRAEFAKGSTIAFNQQDVGDPDGVMTQFTERHQIVPDRVVATSWKAGELLALAGHAQGQPDDGAPVMPVREIFDGQRAGRFDTSDGAQRYAEQRFDALRLPKLTHHGAGSSRTLETGKVHTLTGYLGKTIEFVPLSIDHEAVNNLGADIAGLLERGELEQGHYRNRFVAVPAGVPIVPPYRDRPTVHGVQTAIVVGEPGNRVSSTRDHQVRIQFPWMRGAAPLPGGLTDTASRSNPAGHAPGNHQSGVVARLAEQTAGPNFGHSFTPRVGAEVVVGFDSGNIDMPVVLGQVYGGRVQPPFAAGEGSSANHPGTLTGMQSQTLDGQSGSRWVMDDASGQSRHEVVNAVANSGLSQGYLIAQQGAVRGAYRGEGFELATQGWSVVRGGEGVLVSSTARAQATSSQMDIGESVGQLRQAVDTAKRLDGSATGAKAGGLAGNTAQADFLKAIDPQQDGKYTSAVNGQSATRPTATQREGGDPVERFATPAVVLESPESIALTTPASAVSYAAEYTHVTVQGDAHLGAGATVAGASNDAVSLFSAAGGVKAIANQGPVSVEAHTAAMDILADQTVRIVSTEDRLDVLARDAIVLQQGPNRITLKGADITVETPGQFVVKAGSHPFPGPATTSPALPALPVSPPPGDACDFLASGFAGGGASASSTSAAAMATASSSTTGTAVATAATGTAAAAASAGATAALSSAAPQASALASAAASAAAPGTTQGANPAAPAAGASGPKPYIPISSELSGPPSKVPPAAPSICAQQLQAAKQNDYTVSMGAIDYYETDASGNAVLDNQGQKRLLNFANSSGTFDIEYAPGTTTLTATVLIKVVLKDQYLLDASNQLVLDAAGKPKSIPFNTDGLAPGVKIRPINRTGGAASIAGFQRRIESRLNQDHYYLRPKACPRGGACTCKVKVAMKVQFVTTGRSHASINLYPSATRPNSANWGEVQVMWDSNVQWYVPISTQNAISHETGHLFAWPDEYFVGAGTVYKGYINAQKLVDVQMAELVDNWQRTTDTNLMGQGMYNANPAIQKYYMHGFRDWFEGRTGIQWDVLK; translated from the coding sequence ATGGATCTAGCCGCCGCATCGACGGGTGCGTTGAACGCTGCGTTGACGGGCTACGCGCAGACTACCCGCCACATCCAGATCGATACCGCGTTGCCGGGCAAGTTCGCGGTCGAACGCTTTCACGGCCGTGAAGCGCTGAACGAATCGTTCCGCTTCGAGATCGACGTGCTGTCCACCGAGCCGTTTCTCGACCTGACGCCGCTGATCGGCAGCGCCGCGCGTCTGCGTCTCGCGACCGGCGCGGGCGAGCGTTGCTGGAACGGCTACGTCACGCATGCCGCGTATGCGGACACCGACGGCGAAGTCACCCGCTACCGGCTCACGCTGGAATCATGGCTGGCGCTGCTGCACCTGCGGCGCAACTGCCTGTACTTCGTCGACCTCGACACAGAAGGCGTGTGCGAGCGTGTCTTCGGCGACTATCCCGAGGCGCGCCGGCGCTACGAACTCAAGGAGCCGCTGCGCACCTTCGCGCTGCGCGGGCAGTACCGCGAAACGGACTTCGCGTTCGCGATGCGTCAACTGTCGGAAGCGGGCCTGTCGTTTCGTATCGAACATGCGCAGGACGGCGGCAAGACACCGTCGGGCGATCACACGGTGGTGGTGTTCGACCGCCGCGCCGAATTCGCCAAAGGCAGCACCATCGCGTTCAATCAGCAGGACGTGGGCGACCCTGACGGCGTGATGACGCAATTCACCGAACGTCATCAGATCGTGCCCGACCGCGTGGTGGCGACGAGCTGGAAAGCCGGCGAACTGCTTGCGCTCGCGGGGCATGCGCAAGGCCAGCCCGACGACGGCGCGCCGGTCATGCCGGTGCGGGAAATTTTCGACGGTCAGCGCGCGGGCCGCTTCGATACGAGCGATGGCGCGCAGCGCTACGCCGAACAGCGTTTCGATGCGCTGCGTCTGCCGAAACTGACGCACCACGGCGCGGGCTCGTCGCGCACGCTGGAGACCGGCAAGGTGCACACGCTGACCGGCTATCTCGGCAAGACGATCGAGTTCGTGCCGCTGTCGATCGACCACGAAGCCGTCAACAATCTCGGCGCCGACATCGCCGGGTTGCTCGAACGCGGCGAGCTGGAGCAGGGGCATTACCGCAACCGCTTCGTCGCGGTGCCGGCCGGCGTGCCGATCGTGCCGCCGTATCGCGACCGGCCGACCGTGCATGGCGTGCAGACCGCGATCGTGGTCGGCGAGCCGGGCAACCGGGTCAGCAGCACGCGCGATCATCAGGTGCGCATCCAGTTTCCGTGGATGCGCGGCGCCGCGCCGCTGCCCGGCGGTCTCACCGATACCGCGAGCCGGTCGAATCCGGCCGGTCACGCGCCGGGCAATCATCAGTCGGGCGTCGTCGCGCGTCTCGCGGAGCAAACGGCCGGTCCTAACTTCGGACACAGCTTCACGCCGCGCGTCGGCGCGGAAGTGGTGGTGGGGTTCGATTCCGGCAACATCGACATGCCGGTCGTGCTGGGCCAGGTGTATGGCGGGCGCGTTCAGCCGCCGTTCGCGGCGGGCGAAGGCAGCAGCGCGAATCATCCGGGCACGCTGACCGGCATGCAGAGCCAGACGCTCGACGGGCAGTCCGGTAGTCGATGGGTGATGGACGATGCGTCGGGGCAGTCGCGTCACGAGGTGGTCAACGCGGTCGCGAACAGTGGTCTCTCGCAGGGTTATCTGATCGCGCAGCAAGGCGCGGTGCGCGGCGCGTATCGCGGCGAAGGGTTCGAGCTGGCGACGCAGGGCTGGAGCGTGGTGCGCGGCGGCGAGGGTGTGCTGGTATCGAGCACCGCGCGCGCGCAGGCAACGTCGAGTCAGATGGATATCGGCGAAAGCGTCGGGCAGTTGAGGCAGGCGGTCGATACCGCCAAACGGCTCGATGGCTCGGCGACCGGCGCGAAGGCGGGCGGCCTCGCCGGCAACACCGCGCAGGCCGATTTCCTGAAGGCGATCGATCCGCAGCAGGACGGCAAGTACACCAGTGCCGTCAACGGACAGAGCGCAACCCGGCCGACCGCGACGCAGCGCGAGGGCGGCGACCCGGTCGAGCGTTTCGCGACGCCGGCCGTCGTGCTGGAGTCGCCGGAAAGCATTGCGCTGACCACGCCGGCCAGCGCGGTGTCGTATGCGGCGGAGTACACGCATGTGACCGTGCAGGGCGATGCGCATCTGGGTGCCGGCGCGACGGTGGCGGGTGCGTCGAACGACGCGGTGAGTCTGTTCAGCGCGGCGGGCGGCGTGAAGGCGATCGCCAATCAAGGGCCGGTGAGTGTCGAGGCGCACACCGCCGCAATGGACATTCTCGCGGACCAGACCGTGCGGATCGTGTCGACCGAAGACCGGCTCGACGTGCTGGCGCGCGACGCGATCGTGCTGCAGCAGGGACCGAACCGGATCACGCTGAAGGGCGCGGATATCACGGTGGAGACGCCGGGGCAGTTTGTGGTGAAGGCGGGCTCGCATCCGTTCCCGGGGCCGGCGACGACGTCACCCGCACTGCCCGCGTTGCCGGTTTCGCCGCCGCCGGGCGATGCGTGCGATTTTCTGGCGAGTGGATTTGCGGGTGGCGGGGCGTCGGCGTCGTCCACGTCGGCGGCGGCGATGGCCACGGCGTCGAGTTCGACAACCGGGACGGCGGTGGCAACAGCTGCGACAGGCACGGCCGCTGCCGCTGCATCGGCGGGGGCGACCGCTGCGCTGTCATCCGCCGCGCCGCAGGCGTCGGCATTGGCATCGGCCGCTGCATCGGCTGCGGCGCCGGGCACCACGCAGGGCGCCAATCCAGCAGCGCCCGCGGCCGGCGCGTCAGGACCGAAGCCGTATATCCCGATCAGCAGCGAGCTTTCCGGGCCGCCGTCGAAAGTGCCGCCGGCGGCGCCGAGCATCTGCGCGCAGCAGCTGCAGGCGGCGAAGCAGAACGACTACACCGTCAGCATGGGCGCGATCGACTACTACGAGACGGACGCGTCGGGCAACGCGGTGCTGGACAATCAAGGTCAGAAAAGGCTTCTCAACTTCGCCAACTCGAGCGGCACGTTCGACATCGAGTACGCACCGGGCACCACCACGCTGACCGCGACCGTTCTCATCAAGGTCGTGCTGAAGGATCAGTATCTGCTGGATGCCAGCAACCAGCTCGTGCTCGACGCCGCCGGCAAACCCAAGTCGATTCCGTTCAACACCGACGGCCTCGCACCAGGCGTCAAAATTCGCCCGATCAACCGGACCGGCGGCGCGGCCAGCATCGCCGGATTCCAGCGGCGGATCGAGAGCCGTCTGAATCAGGACCACTACTATCTGCGGCCGAAAGCCTGCCCACGCGGCGGCGCCTGCACGTGCAAGGTGAAGGTCGCGATGAAGGTGCAGTTCGTCACCACGGGCCGCTCTCACGCGAGCATCAATCTCTATCCGAGCGCGACCCGGCCGAACTCCGCGAACTGGGGCGAAGTGCAGGTGATGTGGGATTCGAACGTGCAATGGTATGTGCCGATCTCGACGCAGAACGCGATCTCCCACGAAACCGGTCACCTGTTCGCGTGGCCGGACGAATATTTCGTCGGCGCGGGGACGGTCTATAAGGGGTACATCAACGCGCAGAAACTCGTCGACGTGCAGATGGCCGAACTGGTCGACAACTGGCAGCGCACGACCGATACGAATCTGATGGGGCAGGGCATGTACAACGCGAACCCGGCCATCCAGAAGTACTACATGCATGGTTTTCGTGACTGGTTCGAAGGCCGGACCGGCATTCAATGGGACGTGTTGAAATGA
- a CDS encoding DUF3304 domain-containing protein, protein MALLLGVVACSPAQDGASKQPVDETLSLKLNSLNYTDVPIGIFYVDGTWGGTSPSRLGSGGGSILCCVSLPAKWHPGLTVNLSWQDDLLYKKDENAMAHRVVPVEKYDFSSDGYLWVLFFPDDKIKVYASPWMPGGAGFPEGLQAPDEACPVNFKLRNSDPRCPKPDPRIKP, encoded by the coding sequence ATGGCGTTGCTGCTGGGCGTCGTCGCTTGCTCGCCGGCACAGGATGGCGCGTCGAAGCAGCCCGTGGACGAAACGCTGAGCCTGAAACTGAACTCGCTGAATTACACGGATGTGCCCATCGGCATTTTCTATGTCGACGGAACGTGGGGCGGTACGTCGCCGAGCCGGCTCGGTAGCGGTGGGGGCAGCATTCTCTGCTGCGTTTCGTTGCCGGCCAAATGGCATCCTGGCCTGACGGTCAACCTCTCGTGGCAGGACGACCTCCTCTACAAGAAAGACGAAAACGCGATGGCGCATCGCGTCGTGCCGGTGGAGAAGTACGACTTCTCTTCGGACGGGTACTTGTGGGTGCTGTTTTTTCCGGACGACAAGATCAAGGTCTATGCCTCGCCGTGGATGCCTGGCGGCGCCGGTTTTCCGGAGGGGTTGCAAGCGCCGGATGAAGCGTGCCCGGTCAACTTCAAACTGCGCAACAGTGATCCGCGCTGTCCGAAGCCCGACCCGAGGATAAAGCCATGA